Sequence from the Sphingomonas koreensis genome:
ATTTCTCTAATCAATGGGGCGGGCCGCCAGTTTTGACAGCCGCCTCGGCAAATCGGCGGCTATCTTGCGTTGCTGATGGGGTCGCGCCTTTTCCAGCTTCGGCACTCTGGCTTGGTACGCCCACATGCTCGGCACCAGCCGGTCCGGCCATCGAACGAGCAGACTTCAACACAGGGCGATTTCACCGGATTTCAACCGTAAGATGGGCGAGTTCGTGCACGGGGCGCAAGCGCTGGCGGATCATCTGCTGATCGACGCCGGGTCTTCCCACGACGCTTACGATGCCAGCATGTGCCTCAGGTCCGATGCGCCAGACGTGAAGATCAGTGATGCGAGCACCGTCAGCACCATTCAGCAATTCACGAACCTCGGCCGCGACATGCTCATCGGTCGTGTCGAGGAGCACTGATGCCGTATCGCGCATGAGCAACCACGACCATCGCGCGATAACGACTGCACCGACGATACCCATGACCGGGTCGAGCCATACCCAGCCGAGATAACGACCGGCAAGAAGCGCGGCG
This genomic interval carries:
- a CDS encoding DUF1289 domain-containing protein, whose translation is MKSPCVEVCSFDGRTGWCRACGRTKPECRSWKRRDPISNAR